The following coding sequences lie in one Oncorhynchus masou masou isolate Uvic2021 chromosome 20, UVic_Omas_1.1, whole genome shotgun sequence genomic window:
- the LOC135506786 gene encoding acid ceramidase-like: MDRFCCILLVSISGVSTQFIPPYTEECQTGMYPPKGPTFKGSVTWYTIDLDLPPSERWKLIMTDKKAELVTLIQAIRDLANALVPSGKLIDLVDKDLPLIVNTLPYPFNEEIKGIATTSGVPLGEVVLFNIFYEVFTVCTSLVAEDSNGNLIHGRNMDFGLFMGWDMKNRSWLITEKLKPLVVNIDFQRGNKTVFKSTNFAGYVGMLTGIKPHAFTLTMNERFSLDGGYIGIVEWILGHRDGMWMSFLTRSVLENATSYEEAKKLLAQTKLLAPAYFILGGNQTGQGCVITRSRVLSLDIWEIELKLGRWYVLETNYDHWKEPLFLDNRRTPAMKCMNQTMQANISLKTVYDVLSTKPVLNKLTTYTTLMDVKEGKLESYIRDCPNPCMPW; this comes from the exons ATGGATAGATTTTGTTGTATTCTCTTGGTGTCGATATCTGGAGTATCGACACAGTTTATACCACCG TATACCGAAGAATGTCAGACGGGCATGTACCCTCCCAAAGGTCCAAC ATTCAAAGGGTCTGTCACCTGGTACACAATAGACCTGGATTTGCCCCCCAGCGAAAGATGGAAGCTAATCATGACTGACAAAAAAGCTGAG TTGGTCACCTTGATCCAAGCTATCAGGGATTTGGCAAATGCTTTGGTTCCTAGTGGGAAACTGATAGATTTGGTTGACAAGGACTTG CCTTTGATAGTGAATACCCTTCCCTACCCATTCAACGAGGAAATAAAAGGAATCGCGACCACCTCCGGTGTTCCCCTTG GCGAGGTTGTCCTCTTCAACATCTTCTATGAGGTCTTCACGGTGTGCACTTCTCTAGTGGCAGAGGACTCAAATG GTAACCTTATCCATGGGAGGAATATGGACTTTGGACTATTCATGGG GTGGGACATGAAAAACAGGTCCTGGTTAATAACAGAGAAACTCAAGCCTCTGGTGGTCAACATCGACTTCCAGAGAGGCAACAAGACGGTCTTCAAGTCCACTAACTTTGCCGGCTACGTGGGCATGTTGACTGGCATCAAGCCG CATGCTTTCACTCTGACCATGAATGAGCGCTTCAGCCTTGACGGCGGATACATCG GGATCGTGGAGTGGATCCTGGGGCATAGAGATGGGATGTGGATGAGTTTCCTCACTCGTTCCGTCTTAGAGAATGCTACCAG CTACGAGGAGGCAAAGAAACTTCTGGCCCAGACCAAGCTGCTGGCCCCGGCCTACTTCATCCTGGGAGGGAACCAGACGGGCCAGGGCTGTGTCATCACCCGCTCCAGAGTCCTCAGCCTCGACATCTGGGA GATTGAGCTGAAGCTGGGCCGCTGGTACGTTCTGGAAACCAACTACGATCACTGGAAGGAGCCTCTGTTCTTGGACAACCGAAGGACTCCAGCCATGAAGTGTATGAACCAGACCATGCAGGCA AACATCTCACTGAAGACGGTGTATGACGTGCTGTCGACAAAACCAGTCTTGAACAAG TTGACCACATACACCACGTTGATGGATGTGAAAGAGGGCAAACTGGAATCCTACATCCGTGATTGCCCCAACCCCTGCATGCCCTGGTGA